A genome region from Pseudomonas anguilliseptica includes the following:
- a CDS encoding sensor histidine kinase, translating to MSTPSSHPRRPRWRSLAVLVLLLVPLLWPLQHLTERYYRGVLSEQNRQTLDLYVANLLGTLRRYEVLPPILADLPDVRSALQNPEQPAQRTAANHLLSQIRQQTGADVIYLMAADGTTLAASNWAQEDSFVGRNFSYRPYFREAMQGRPGHFFGLGTTSGKRGYFFAAAIRDGEQILGVMVVKVDLDHTETLWGKRPEQLLVTDNYGVVILTSNAEWRFHATRELDNAERAAIADTQPYRIQSPPPLQLNADAWLRQGQKLDEIGWTVSILTPRSQLDQPVRTTMAVGGSTLLALILLFGLLMQRRRHYLERIALDSQARQQLEQRVLERTLDLERLNSRLKQEVLEREQAQQELVQAQDELVQASKLSALGTMSASISHELNQPLAAIRSYADNACVLLDHQRGDDARANLKLISQLTERMASIIAHLRAFARRDRHAPESVALQPAIDDALALLAKRRQAMQVELIRDLPNATLWVQAGETRLRQVLGNLLANALDALSEVPQPRRLWLSAELTAEGVDLHLRDNGPGFSQEALQRAREPFFTTKTSAQGLGLGLAICDTLMRALGGELLFANHPDGGAQLTLRLRAVDQGIKTQSPEDFVV from the coding sequence ATGTCCACCCCGTCATCCCACCCTCGTCGCCCACGCTGGAGAAGCCTGGCAGTCCTTGTGTTACTGCTGGTGCCGCTGCTGTGGCCACTGCAACACCTGACGGAGCGCTATTACCGCGGCGTGCTGAGCGAACAGAACCGGCAGACCCTCGATCTCTATGTGGCCAACCTGCTGGGCACCTTGCGCCGCTACGAAGTCCTGCCGCCCATTCTTGCGGACTTACCCGACGTGCGTAGCGCCCTGCAAAACCCCGAGCAACCGGCACAACGCACAGCGGCCAACCACCTGCTCAGCCAGATTCGCCAGCAAACCGGGGCCGATGTCATCTATCTGATGGCCGCAGACGGCACCACCCTGGCAGCCTCGAACTGGGCGCAGGAAGACTCTTTTGTAGGTCGCAACTTTTCCTATCGCCCCTACTTTCGCGAAGCCATGCAAGGCCGCCCCGGGCATTTCTTCGGGCTGGGCACCACCTCGGGTAAACGCGGCTACTTCTTCGCGGCGGCGATTCGCGATGGCGAGCAGATTCTCGGCGTCATGGTGGTCAAGGTCGACCTCGACCACACCGAAACCCTGTGGGGCAAACGCCCCGAGCAGTTGCTGGTTACCGATAACTACGGCGTGGTGATTCTCACCTCAAACGCCGAGTGGCGCTTTCACGCCACCCGCGAACTGGACAATGCCGAGCGGGCAGCCATTGCCGACACCCAGCCCTATCGCATCCAGTCGCCACCACCGCTACAGCTCAACGCTGACGCCTGGTTACGCCAGGGGCAAAAACTCGATGAAATCGGCTGGACGGTGAGCATCCTCACGCCACGCTCACAGCTCGACCAGCCGGTGCGTACCACCATGGCAGTCGGCGGCAGCACCTTGCTGGCGCTGATCCTGTTGTTCGGCCTGCTGATGCAGCGCCGCCGTCACTACCTGGAACGTATCGCCCTCGACAGCCAGGCCCGCCAGCAGCTGGAACAGCGCGTACTGGAGCGCACCCTCGATCTGGAACGCCTCAATAGCCGGCTGAAGCAGGAAGTGCTGGAGCGCGAACAGGCCCAGCAGGAGCTGGTACAGGCCCAGGATGAGCTGGTGCAGGCCAGCAAACTCTCGGCCCTGGGCACCATGAGTGCGAGCATCAGCCATGAACTCAATCAGCCCCTGGCGGCCATTCGCAGTTACGCCGACAACGCCTGTGTGCTGCTCGACCACCAGCGCGGCGATGATGCTCGCGCCAATCTCAAGCTGATCAGCCAGCTCACCGAGCGCATGGCCTCGATCATCGCGCACCTGCGCGCCTTCGCCCGCCGTGACCGTCACGCCCCGGAAAGCGTGGCCCTGCAGCCGGCCATCGACGATGCCCTGGCCCTGCTGGCCAAGCGCCGCCAGGCCATGCAGGTCGAGCTGATCCGCGACCTGCCGAACGCCACCCTGTGGGTGCAGGCCGGAGAAACCCGCCTGCGCCAAGTGCTCGGCAACCTGCTGGCCAACGCCCTCGATGCCTTGAGCGAAGTACCGCAGCCGCGCCGTCTATGGCTGAGTGCCGAACTGACCGCCGAAGGCGTCGATCTACACCTTAGGGACAATGGTCCCGGCTTTAGCCAGGAGGCGCTGCAACGCGCCCGCGAGCCATTCTTCACCACCAAGACCAGCGCTCAGGGCCTCGGCCTCGGCCTGGCCATTTGCGATACCCTGATGCGCGCCCTGGGCGGCGAACTGCTGTTCGCCAACCACCCTGACGGCGGCGCCCAGCTGACCCTGCGCCTGCGCGCCGTGGATCAGGGCATCAAAACCCAGTCGCCAGAGGACTTTGTTGTATGA
- a CDS encoding sigma-54-dependent transcriptional regulator → MSMIDSRTQVLLIDDDPHLRQALSQTLDLAGLKVSSLADAHGVAARIERDWPGVVVSDIRMPGIDGLQLLQQLQEQDPELPVLLITGHGDVPLAVQAMRAGAYDFLEKPFASGDLLDSVRRALSLRRLVVDNRSLRMALTDRHTLSARLVGQSPAMLRLREQIGALAGINSDVLILGETGAGKEVVARALHDLSNRRAGPFVAINAGALAESVVESELFGHEQGAFTGAQKRRIGKFEFANGGTLFLDEIESMSLEVQVKLLRLLQERVVERLGGNQLIPLDIRVIAATKEDLRQAADQGRFRADLYYRLNVAPLRIPALRERGEDALLLFQHFAEAASSRHGLAERSLQPGQRAALLRHPWPGNVRELQNAAERFALGLELDLDLQAQAAAPQPDEDGNSGGLNAQVEAFERSLISAELSRAHSSLRSLAEALGVPRKTLHDKLRKHGLSFAGAGGSPPDSLD, encoded by the coding sequence ATGAGCATGATCGACTCCCGCACCCAGGTGCTGCTGATCGACGATGACCCACATCTGCGTCAGGCGCTGAGCCAGACTCTCGACCTGGCGGGGCTCAAGGTCAGTAGCCTGGCCGACGCCCATGGTGTCGCCGCGCGCATCGAACGCGACTGGCCGGGGGTGGTGGTCAGTGATATCCGCATGCCCGGCATCGACGGCCTGCAGCTGCTGCAACAACTACAGGAACAGGACCCGGAACTGCCGGTACTGCTGATCACCGGCCATGGCGATGTGCCCCTGGCCGTGCAAGCTATGCGCGCTGGCGCCTACGACTTTCTGGAAAAGCCCTTTGCCAGCGGCGACCTGCTCGACAGCGTACGCCGCGCCCTGTCTCTGCGCCGCCTGGTGGTGGATAACCGCAGCCTGCGCATGGCCCTGACGGATCGCCACACCCTGTCGGCACGTCTGGTCGGCCAATCGCCGGCCATGCTGCGCCTGCGCGAACAGATCGGCGCCCTGGCCGGGATCAACAGCGACGTGCTGATCCTCGGCGAAACCGGTGCCGGCAAGGAAGTGGTGGCGCGCGCGCTGCACGACCTGTCCAACCGCCGCGCCGGGCCGTTTGTGGCAATCAACGCCGGCGCCCTTGCCGAATCGGTGGTGGAAAGCGAGTTGTTCGGCCATGAACAAGGCGCCTTTACCGGCGCGCAAAAGCGCCGCATCGGCAAATTCGAATTCGCCAATGGCGGCACCCTGTTCCTCGATGAAATCGAAAGCATGAGCCTGGAAGTGCAGGTCAAGTTGCTGCGCCTGTTGCAGGAGCGGGTGGTCGAACGCCTCGGTGGCAACCAACTGATTCCCCTGGATATCCGGGTGATCGCGGCGACCAAGGAAGACCTGCGCCAGGCCGCCGATCAGGGCCGCTTCCGCGCCGACCTGTATTACCGCCTGAACGTCGCACCGCTGCGTATCCCGGCCCTGCGCGAGCGCGGCGAAGATGCCCTGTTGCTGTTCCAGCATTTTGCCGAAGCCGCCAGCAGCCGTCATGGCCTGGCCGAGCGCAGCCTGCAACCGGGCCAGCGCGCGGCGCTGCTGCGCCACCCCTGGCCGGGCAACGTGCGCGAGTTGCAAAACGCCGCCGAACGCTTTGCCCTGGGCCTGGAACTGGACCTCGATCTGCAGGCCCAGGCTGCGGCGCCACAGCCCGATGAGGACGGCAATAGCGGCGGTTTGAATGCCCAGGTGGAAGCCTTCGAGCGCAGCCTGATCAGCGCCGAACTGAGCCGCGCACACAGCTCGCTGCGCAGCCTGGCCGAAGCGCTGGGCGTGCCGCGCAAAACCCTGCACGACAAACTGCGTAAACACGGCCTGAGCTTTGCCGGCGCTGGCGGAAGCCCGCCAGACAGCCTCGACTAG
- the dctP gene encoding C4-dicarboxylate TRAP substrate-binding protein DctP — MFKLTAKALACALSLSIAGMAQAADPIVIKFSHVVADHTPKGQGAALFKKLAEERLGDKVKVEVYPNSSLFGDGKEMEALLLGDVQLIAPSLAKFEQYTKQIQVFDLPFLFKDMAAVDRFQLSPEGQALLKSMEEKNITGLAYWHNGLKQLSANKALREPKDARGLKFRVQASAVLEEQFKAVRANPRKMSFAEVYQGLQTGVVNGAENPYSNIYSQKMHEVQKFITESNHGVLDYMLITNTKFWDGLPEDVRSELDKIIVEVTAEVNKQAGALNDGDKQRIIDAKTTEIITLTPEQRNEWRDAMKPVWSKFEAEIGADLIKAADAANQ, encoded by the coding sequence ATGTTCAAACTGACTGCCAAGGCGCTCGCGTGCGCCCTGTCGCTGAGCATCGCCGGCATGGCCCAAGCGGCCGACCCGATCGTGATCAAGTTCTCCCACGTGGTCGCCGACCACACCCCTAAAGGCCAGGGTGCCGCGCTGTTCAAGAAGCTCGCCGAAGAGCGTCTGGGCGACAAGGTCAAGGTCGAGGTTTACCCGAACTCCTCGCTGTTCGGTGACGGCAAGGAAATGGAAGCCCTGTTGCTCGGTGACGTGCAGCTGATCGCCCCATCGCTGGCCAAATTCGAGCAGTACACCAAGCAAATCCAGGTATTCGACCTGCCGTTCCTGTTCAAGGACATGGCCGCCGTCGACCGCTTCCAGCTCAGCCCGGAAGGTCAGGCGCTGCTGAAGTCCATGGAAGAGAAAAACATCACCGGTCTGGCCTACTGGCACAACGGCCTCAAGCAGCTGTCCGCCAACAAGGCGCTGCGTGAACCGAAGGATGCCCGCGGCCTGAAATTCCGCGTACAGGCGTCCGCCGTACTGGAAGAGCAGTTCAAGGCTGTGCGCGCCAACCCGCGCAAGATGAGCTTCGCCGAGGTTTACCAGGGTCTGCAGACTGGCGTGGTAAACGGTGCCGAGAACCCCTACTCGAACATCTACAGCCAGAAGATGCATGAAGTGCAGAAGTTCATCACCGAATCCAACCACGGTGTACTGGACTACATGCTGATCACCAACACCAAGTTCTGGGACGGCCTGCCGGAAGACGTACGCAGCGAGCTGGACAAGATCATCGTGGAAGTGACCGCCGAAGTGAACAAGCAAGCTGGCGCGCTGAACGATGGCGACAAGCAGCGCATCATCGACGCAAAAACCACCGAAATCATTACCCTGACCCCAGAGCAGCGTAATGAATGGCGCGATGCCATGAAGCCGGTGTGGAGCAAGTTCGAAGCTGAAATCGGTGCTGACCTGATCAAAGCTGCCGACGCCGCCAACCAGTAA
- a CDS encoding TRAP transporter small permease, with protein MNALRRAWDHFEEGFIAFLLAAMTLVTFVYVILNNLYTLFYNLADRWEGSSEFFFAIGDSILGMAQSMTWSIALTKALFAWLIFFGLAYGVRTAGHIGVDALVKLASKPVQRVIGLIACLACLGYAGLITVASFDWVKTLFTAGIGAEDLGRYGIMQWHITLIVPFGYAMVFIRFFEIFVRILRNQQTGLGLADEAADALKINEHGEHK; from the coding sequence ATGAACGCCTTGCGGCGCGCCTGGGACCACTTCGAGGAAGGCTTTATCGCGTTCCTGCTGGCCGCCATGACGCTGGTGACCTTCGTCTACGTGATCCTCAACAACCTCTACACACTGTTCTACAACCTGGCGGATCGTTGGGAAGGCAGCAGTGAGTTTTTCTTCGCCATTGGCGACAGCATTCTCGGCATGGCCCAGTCGATGACCTGGAGCATTGCCCTGACCAAGGCGTTATTCGCCTGGTTGATTTTCTTCGGCCTGGCCTACGGTGTGCGCACCGCCGGGCATATCGGCGTCGATGCACTGGTCAAGCTGGCCAGCAAACCGGTGCAAAGGGTTATCGGCCTGATCGCCTGCCTGGCCTGCCTGGGCTATGCCGGGCTGATCACCGTCGCCAGCTTCGACTGGGTGAAAACCCTGTTCACCGCCGGCATCGGTGCTGAAGACCTCGGTCGCTACGGCATCATGCAATGGCATATCACCCTGATCGTGCCGTTCGGCTACGCCATGGTTTTTATCCGTTTCTTTGAAATCTTCGTACGCATTCTGCGCAACCAGCAGACCGGCCTGGGGCTGGCTGATGAAGCCGCCGACGCACTGAAGATCAATGAGCACGGGGAGCACAAGTAA
- the dctM gene encoding C4-dicarboxylate TRAP transporter large permease protein DctM, translating to MTILFLFILLFLLMFIGVPIAASLGLAGSVTIMLFSPDSVRSLAIKLFETSEHYTLLAIPFFLLSGAFMTTGGVAKRLIDFANACVGHIRGGLAISAVLACMLFAALSGSSPATVAAVGSIAIAGMVRSGYPQAFGAGIVCNAGTLGILIPPSIVMVVYAAATEQSVGKLFMAGVVPGLLLGVALMVAIYIVARKMNLPAMPRASFREFITAARKAIWGLLLMVIILGGIYSGMFTPTEAAAVAAVYAGFVALFVYKDMTIRECPKVLLESGKLTIMLMFIIANAMLFAHVLTTEQIPQTITAWVIEMGLQPWQFLLVVNIVLLVAGAFMEPSAIILILAPILFPIAVQLGIDPIHLGIIMVVNMEIGLITPPVGLNLFVTSAVTGMPLTSVIKAAWPWLMLLLSFLMIITYVPAVSMALPTWLGMT from the coding sequence ATGACCATCCTGTTCCTCTTTATTCTGCTGTTTCTGCTGATGTTTATCGGCGTGCCGATTGCTGCCTCGCTGGGCCTGGCCGGCTCGGTGACCATCATGCTGTTCAGCCCGGACTCGGTACGTTCGCTGGCGATCAAGCTGTTCGAAACCAGCGAACACTACACCCTGCTGGCTATCCCGTTCTTCCTGCTGTCCGGTGCGTTTATGACCACTGGCGGCGTGGCCAAGCGCCTGATCGACTTCGCCAACGCCTGCGTCGGGCATATCCGTGGCGGCCTGGCCATCTCGGCGGTATTGGCGTGCATGCTGTTTGCCGCGCTGTCCGGTTCGTCGCCTGCCACTGTGGCGGCCGTCGGCTCGATTGCCATCGCTGGCATGGTGCGTTCGGGTTACCCGCAGGCATTCGGCGCCGGGATCGTGTGTAACGCCGGCACCCTGGGCATCCTGATTCCACCGTCGATCGTCATGGTGGTGTACGCCGCCGCGACCGAGCAGTCGGTGGGCAAGCTGTTTATGGCTGGTGTCGTACCCGGCCTGCTGCTGGGCGTGGCACTGATGGTGGCGATCTATATCGTCGCGCGGAAGATGAATCTGCCGGCCATGCCGCGTGCCAGCTTCCGTGAGTTCATCACTGCGGCACGCAAGGCCATCTGGGGTCTGCTGCTGATGGTGATCATCCTCGGCGGCATCTACTCAGGCATGTTCACTCCAACCGAAGCTGCTGCAGTGGCAGCAGTCTACGCCGGCTTTGTGGCGCTGTTCGTGTACAAGGACATGACCATCCGCGAGTGCCCCAAGGTACTGCTGGAGTCCGGCAAGCTGACCATCATGCTGATGTTCATCATCGCCAACGCCATGCTCTTCGCCCACGTGCTGACCACCGAGCAGATCCCGCAAACCATCACCGCCTGGGTGATCGAGATGGGCCTGCAGCCTTGGCAGTTCCTGCTGGTGGTAAACATCGTGCTGCTGGTGGCGGGCGCCTTTATGGAGCCATCGGCGATCATCCTGATCCTCGCACCGATCCTCTTCCCGATTGCCGTGCAACTGGGCATCGACCCGATCCACCTGGGCATCATCATGGTGGTGAACATGGAAATCGGCCTGATCACACCACCCGTGGGGCTCAACCTGTTCGTCACCTCGGCGGTGACCGGTATGCCGCTGACCTCGGTGATCAAAGCCGCCTGGCCGTGGCTGATGCTGCTACTCAGCTTCCTGATGATCATCACGTACGTGCCTGCCGTATCCATGGCGCTGCCCACTTGGCTGGGCATGACCTGA